From the genome of Ignavibacteriales bacterium, one region includes:
- a CDS encoding HAMP domain-containing protein, whose translation MFKKITEKFKGDRKYFSIVFFILILLAVSGIITESFLNTTKENWDSILTDKISELQKSITADFDDKQNNIVDKINLIRQDLRKSLTPENESYKEIVRLINDKEFDNYSIEIFAPNGKLIAWNQIIAIEQDELFPLSFPLGETYFLSKDLVNYLSIIDTTHLESDIFYISISTSIEEKFKLNNQFSRNINFTSELNSRFQNDIEIDYSPYAEKSRDGRKYSFELLNTKQIKIGVVTFVKPLLNGTVSKTKETSTKIQSLLVVLAILFVGFGLKNDFGKLSSHLFRFILLIIYLAALRAIIFVVGFPSNFISGPLSDPSYFSSAFGWGIVKSPIEFFTTILFIVLVAVQIFRYTRNYLHSSKKIKYKYAGYVGAIGLSIIIFLILRGLSAAIRSIIFDSTIRYFKEPNILPDLPSFAMNFNMLLLAFASVLAIMGAINLIFKFIDFEVKSSNKSKIFIIITVITLILGTSFYFSKDALIPLVMLLVFVLLLFFLFYQITFKNKNSIYNYLFILLIGSIISIALLNYFNTKLERESLKTTAFEINRADSNLLSFMLDETLRDIKNNNDIFRIFGDRYANYDALAFKIWANSAMQRESLNSGIRFYDKNKNILGEYYVGLNPDKKVFDYLSKPNEINIVELESDKGKSDKYYTGIIKIEERGITKGYVSVFVSFDIKSIGAASFPDFIESNLSILNRVIDVKQLKIFQFNGSILTEVYGDIYPSRDQIKQILQTKVDSLYNEAWLKIRFDSETYETYLLRIPNDLSIFTTTVSVEEKAFSWNLFNFFKIFIIHSLFIVFAFIIIVLSRLGKLTQSFKSKLLFAFLVISIIPVVVLALYNSKIVSERAKEGILNELSQRANYIEKHLTSQIDKNKKRDIVVASENATQELGISFALYDLTDQIYNSTDIYNRIGLFDRKLNPQAYYHLNYLRYQEYVAAEKVGGYKYDSYYRIIKVNNKDYILSVNDAFNKIKIVFSTTEINVIIFGIYSFAVIIIIIISTFFANQISQPIQQLTVATDAVSKGDLNVKIDHRERGEIKDLLDGFNQMTSELKKNQTELAEMEREAAWKEMAKQVAHEIKNPLTPMKLALQQLIISYKDKSKDFDKLFDKVSNTVLNQIDNLNQIASEFSRFAKMPSLKIETIDMLAVLNDTVNMFIHEKTSIKIITELNKAFIDADLSQLRRMFINLIRNALQANATLITIELNSVATNYIAILTDNGNGIIDSEKEKIFDEHFTTKKQGMGLGLSLAKRFMTSINGEIKLRSSVPQKTVFEIIFPAKDTFNKIINE comes from the coding sequence ATGTTTAAAAAGATAACTGAAAAGTTTAAAGGCGATAGAAAATATTTCTCTATCGTCTTTTTTATTTTAATTTTACTTGCTGTTTCCGGTATAATTACTGAATCCTTTTTAAACACGACCAAAGAAAATTGGGATTCAATTTTAACTGATAAAATATCAGAATTACAAAAATCCATAACCGCTGATTTTGATGATAAGCAGAACAACATTGTTGATAAAATAAATTTAATTCGTCAGGATCTTCGAAAATCACTTACACCAGAAAATGAATCTTATAAAGAAATTGTAAGGCTAATTAATGATAAAGAATTTGATAATTATTCGATAGAAATTTTTGCACCAAATGGAAAGTTGATTGCGTGGAATCAGATAATTGCAATTGAACAGGATGAATTATTTCCATTAAGTTTTCCATTGGGTGAAACTTATTTCCTATCTAAAGATCTAGTTAACTACTTATCAATCATTGATACAACACATCTTGAATCGGATATATTTTATATTTCAATTTCAACCTCAATTGAAGAAAAATTTAAACTTAATAATCAATTTTCGAGAAATATCAATTTTACAAGTGAACTTAACTCAAGATTTCAAAATGATATAGAAATTGATTACTCGCCGTATGCTGAAAAATCTAGAGATGGAAGGAAATATTCTTTTGAATTATTAAACACCAAACAAATCAAAATAGGTGTAGTAACTTTTGTTAAGCCGTTGTTAAACGGTACTGTATCCAAAACAAAAGAAACTTCTACAAAAATTCAATCTCTGCTTGTAGTGCTTGCAATTTTATTTGTTGGATTTGGATTGAAAAATGATTTTGGAAAACTCAGTTCACATTTGTTTAGGTTTATTCTTTTAATTATTTATTTAGCCGCACTTAGAGCAATAATTTTTGTTGTGGGTTTTCCATCAAATTTTATTAGCGGCCCATTATCAGATCCATCTTATTTTTCATCTGCATTTGGATGGGGAATTGTAAAATCGCCGATTGAATTTTTTACAACTATTCTGTTTATCGTACTTGTGGCAGTACAAATATTCAGATATACACGAAATTATCTACACTCATCGAAAAAAATTAAATACAAATATGCAGGTTATGTTGGTGCGATAGGATTATCTATAATTATTTTTCTAATCCTAAGAGGCTTAAGCGCTGCAATCAGAAGTATAATTTTTGACTCAACAATAAGGTATTTTAAAGAGCCAAATATTCTTCCGGATTTACCTTCTTTTGCAATGAATTTTAACATGCTACTTCTTGCATTTGCTTCTGTGCTAGCAATAATGGGTGCAATAAATCTGATTTTTAAGTTTATAGATTTTGAAGTAAAATCCTCCAACAAGAGCAAAATATTTATTATCATCACAGTTATTACATTAATATTAGGAACATCATTTTATTTTAGCAAAGATGCATTAATACCTCTTGTTATGCTTCTAGTTTTTGTGCTGCTTTTATTTTTTCTTTTCTATCAGATTACATTTAAGAATAAAAATTCTATCTACAATTATTTATTTATTCTGCTCATTGGATCAATTATATCTATCGCCCTTCTTAATTACTTTAACACAAAGTTGGAAAGAGAATCTCTTAAAACCACAGCTTTTGAGATTAACAGAGCGGATTCAAATCTTCTTTCATTTATGCTGGATGAAACATTACGGGATATTAAAAACAATAACGATATTTTTAGAATATTTGGTGATCGTTATGCAAATTATGATGCACTTGCTTTTAAAATTTGGGCGAACAGTGCAATGCAGCGTGAATCATTAAACTCTGGAATTAGATTTTATGATAAAAATAAAAATATTTTGGGTGAGTATTATGTTGGATTAAATCCCGATAAAAAAGTGTTTGATTATTTAAGTAAACCGAACGAAATAAATATTGTTGAATTAGAAAGCGATAAAGGAAAGTCTGATAAATATTATACAGGTATTATTAAAATAGAAGAAAGGGGAATAACCAAAGGTTACGTTTCTGTATTTGTTAGCTTTGATATTAAATCGATTGGCGCCGCTAGTTTCCCAGATTTTATTGAGTCAAATTTATCTATTCTTAATCGTGTAATTGATGTTAAGCAACTTAAAATATTTCAATTTAATGGTTCAATACTAACTGAAGTTTATGGTGATATTTATCCCTCACGTGATCAAATAAAACAAATCCTGCAAACAAAAGTTGATAGTTTATATAACGAAGCCTGGCTAAAAATTAGATTTGATTCTGAAACTTATGAAACTTATTTACTAAGAATCCCAAATGACCTTTCAATTTTTACCACAACAGTTTCTGTGGAAGAAAAAGCTTTTTCTTGGAATCTATTCAACTTCTTTAAAATATTCATCATCCATTCTTTGTTTATTGTTTTTGCATTTATAATAATCGTGTTAAGTAGACTTGGAAAACTTACTCAAAGTTTTAAATCAAAACTGCTTTTTGCTTTCTTAGTCATTTCGATCATTCCTGTTGTTGTTTTGGCATTGTACAATTCAAAAATTGTAAGTGAGCGCGCAAAAGAAGGAATATTAAATGAACTTAGCCAGAGAGCAAACTATATTGAAAAACATCTGACAAGTCAGATTGATAAAAATAAAAAACGTGATATCGTCGTGGCATCTGAAAATGCTACACAGGAGTTAGGAATATCATTTGCCCTTTATGATTTAACAGACCAAATCTATAATTCAACAGATATCTACAACCGTATTGGATTGTTCGACCGAAAATTAAATCCGCAGGCGTACTATCATTTAAATTATTTGCGATACCAGGAATATGTTGCCGCCGAAAAAGTTGGAGGATATAAGTATGATTCCTATTATAGAATTATTAAGGTAAACAATAAGGATTACATACTTTCTGTTAATGATGCGTTCAACAAAATTAAAATAGTTTTTTCAACAACTGAGATTAATGTAATAATTTTTGGTATTTATTCTTTTGCAGTAATTATTATCATTATAATCAGTACATTTTTTGCGAATCAAATCTCACAACCAATTCAGCAATTAACGGTTGCTACAGATGCTGTTAGTAAAGGTGATCTTAATGTTAAGATTGATCATAGAGAACGAGGAGAAATTAAAGATCTTTTAGATGGATTTAATCAGATGACTTCCGAGTTGAAAAAAAATCAAACAGAACTTGCAGAAATGGAAAGAGAAGCAGCTTGGAAGGAAATGGCGAAGCAAGTCGCTCACGAAATTAAAAATCCTCTCACACCGATGAAGTTGGCACTACAGCAACTAATAATCTCTTATAAAGATAAAAGTAAAGATTTTGACAAATTGTTTGATAAGGTCTCTAATACGGTATTAAATCAGATTGATAATCTAAATCAAATTGCATCGGAGTTTTCCAGATTTGCTAAAATGCCAAGTCTTAAAATTGAAACGATCGATATGCTTGCAGTTTTAAATGATACGGTTAACATGTTCATCCACGAAAAAACATCAATCAAAATTATTACGGAGCTAAACAAAGCATTTATAGATGCTGATTTAAGTCAACTAAGAAGAATGTTCATCAACCTGATTAGAAATGCATTGCAAGCCAACGCAACATTAATAACTATAGAATTGAATTCGGTTGCAACAAATTACATTGCAATTTTAACTGATAACGGCAACGGGATAATAGATTCTGAAAAAGAAAAAATATTTGATGAACATTTTACAACCAAAAAACAAGGAATGGGTCTGGGATTAAGTCTTGCTAAAAGATTTATGACAAGTATTAATGGTGAAATCAAATTAAGATCCAGCGTACCTCAAAAAACAGTTTTTGAAATTATTTTTCCTGCTAAAGATACTTTTAATAAAATTATAAATGAGTAA
- a CDS encoding DUF4783 domain-containing protein, producing the protein MNKYIYIILILLSSAVSFAQNSNLTRKTESNKNSVQDELIFKNIESGIKDADVKRISNYFGQQTYFSFSNGINGYYSNNQAFYVLEDFFNLYKVTAFKFDYIKTDKNNGHATGNYSYDNRGQRGTAKVYISLKKIGTNWIITQFTIN; encoded by the coding sequence ATGAACAAATATATTTACATAATTTTAATTCTTTTATCATCCGCAGTTTCGTTTGCCCAGAATTCAAATCTTACAAGAAAAACTGAATCAAATAAAAACAGCGTGCAAGATGAGTTAATCTTTAAGAACATTGAATCTGGAATTAAAGATGCTGATGTTAAAAGGATTTCTAATTATTTCGGGCAGCAAACTTATTTTAGTTTTTCAAACGGAATAAACGGTTATTACAGTAACAATCAAGCTTTTTATGTTTTGGAAGATTTTTTTAATCTTTATAAGGTAACTGCATTTAAGTTTGATTACATAAAAACAGATAAAAATAATGGACATGCGACTGGTAATTATAGTTATGATAACAGAGGGCAAAGAGGCACGGCAAAGGTTTATATTTCATTAAAAAAAATCGGCACTAATTGGATTATTACTCAATTTACAATTAACTAA
- a CDS encoding dihydroorotase codes for MKVILKNVNILNPHQKVNEKNVNILIEDGKFKNIGKLTESEIKDAKVFDLDGKYIVPGFFDMHVHLREPGREDEETVVTGCNSAASGGFTGIACMPNTDPAIDSAEVVTLIKKQSAKHLVDVYPVGAATVGRKGEVLSPMAELKDAGVVGFSDDGIAIKTASILKRSLEYAKMFDLPIIEHCEDESLAGGAMNESINSTLLGLPPIPSVAEDLIVMRDILMAEYTDAKIHIAHISSKKSVEMVREAKKKGIKVTAEVAPHHFTLTDDAVKTYDPNVKMNPPLRTKADVDEIIKGLKDGTIDCIASDHAPHSIEEKEMEFEYAPNGIIGLETQIGLAFTELYHKKVLTLENMVEKLSINPRKILNLPVLEIKEGEIVNLTILDINAVWTVDKKKFKSKSSNTPFDKRLLTGKAVGVINKRQMFFDGSFLNI; via the coding sequence ATGAAAGTTATATTAAAGAATGTAAATATTTTAAATCCTCATCAAAAGGTTAACGAAAAAAATGTTAACATTTTAATTGAAGATGGAAAATTCAAGAATATAGGAAAGCTTACAGAGTCAGAAATTAAAGATGCAAAAGTATTTGATTTGGATGGAAAGTACATCGTACCAGGATTTTTTGATATGCATGTGCATTTGCGCGAACCAGGAAGAGAAGATGAAGAGACTGTTGTTACTGGCTGCAACAGCGCTGCAAGTGGTGGCTTTACGGGAATTGCTTGTATGCCAAATACTGATCCGGCAATTGATTCTGCTGAAGTTGTAACTCTGATAAAAAAACAATCTGCTAAACATCTGGTGGATGTTTATCCTGTTGGTGCCGCAACTGTTGGGAGAAAAGGCGAAGTACTTTCTCCAATGGCTGAATTAAAAGATGCCGGTGTAGTAGGATTTTCTGATGATGGAATTGCAATTAAAACTGCATCGATTCTAAAAAGATCTTTAGAATATGCAAAGATGTTTGATCTTCCGATTATTGAACATTGTGAAGATGAATCGCTTGCAGGTGGAGCAATGAATGAAAGTATTAATTCAACATTACTCGGTCTTCCACCAATTCCATCCGTGGCAGAAGATTTAATAGTTATGCGTGATATTTTAATGGCTGAATACACTGATGCAAAAATTCACATTGCCCATATAAGCAGTAAAAAATCTGTTGAGATGGTACGTGAAGCTAAGAAAAAAGGTATTAAAGTAACAGCGGAAGTTGCTCCTCATCATTTTACATTAACTGATGATGCTGTTAAAACATATGATCCAAATGTTAAAATGAATCCACCACTTAGAACTAAAGCTGACGTTGATGAAATAATAAAAGGATTAAAAGATGGAACTATCGATTGTATTGCATCTGATCATGCACCACATTCAATTGAAGAAAAAGAGATGGAATTTGAGTATGCTCCAAACGGAATTATTGGATTAGAAACTCAAATTGGTTTAGCATTCACAGAACTTTATCACAAAAAAGTTTTAACATTAGAAAATATGGTTGAAAAATTATCCATCAATCCAAGAAAAATATTGAACCTTCCGGTACTAGAAATTAAAGAAGGTGAAATTGTCAATCTTACTATTTTAGATATTAATGCTGTTTGGACTGTGGATAAGAAGAAATTTAAATCTAAATCATCGAACACGCCTTTTGATAAAAGATTACTTACTGGAAAAGCAGTTGGAGTTATAAATAAAAGGCAAATGTTTTTTGATGGAAGTTTTTTAAATATTTAG
- a CDS encoding aspartate carbamoyltransferase catalytic subunit: MSLSSRHLLGLKDVPKEDIQLILDTATTFREILERPIKKVPTLQGKTVVNLFYESSTRTRISFELAEKRLSADSVNFAVSGSSVSKGETLKDTVRNIEAMKVDMIVVRHAAAGVPLMLTKISDSNIINAGDGIHEHPTQGLLDMYSIREKLGRLEGLKVCIVGDVAHSRVALSNIYGLKTMGAKVSVCGPSTMIPKYLDELGVDVIHNIDEAIQENDVLNILRIQLERKAREYFPSIREYSQYFGIDKERLEKNGKDILILHPGPINRGVEISSEVADGNSQIILQQVTNGVAVRMAVLYLLGTLN; encoded by the coding sequence ATGTCATTATCAAGCAGGCATTTGTTAGGACTTAAAGATGTTCCCAAAGAAGATATCCAATTAATTTTAGATACCGCAACAACTTTTAGGGAAATTCTTGAGAGACCGATTAAAAAAGTTCCAACTCTGCAAGGAAAAACAGTTGTAAATCTTTTTTATGAAAGTTCAACACGAACCAGAATTTCTTTTGAGCTGGCAGAAAAAAGACTTTCTGCAGATTCAGTAAACTTTGCAGTTTCTGGAAGCAGTGTTAGTAAAGGTGAGACACTAAAGGATACTGTAAGAAATATTGAAGCGATGAAGGTTGATATGATTGTTGTTCGTCATGCGGCAGCAGGCGTACCTTTAATGCTTACAAAAATTTCAGATTCCAATATTATAAATGCGGGTGATGGAATTCACGAGCATCCAACGCAAGGATTGCTTGATATGTATTCAATTCGTGAGAAACTTGGAAGACTTGAAGGATTAAAAGTTTGTATTGTTGGAGATGTTGCGCACAGCCGTGTTGCTCTTTCAAATATTTATGGATTAAAAACTATGGGTGCAAAAGTTTCTGTTTGCGGTCCTTCAACTATGATTCCCAAATATCTTGATGAACTCGGTGTAGATGTAATTCATAACATCGATGAAGCAATACAAGAAAATGATGTACTTAATATTTTAAGAATTCAACTTGAACGAAAAGCACGTGAATATTTTCCATCAATAAGAGAATACTCTCAGTATTTTGGAATCGATAAAGAACGATTAGAAAAAAATGGAAAAGATATTTTGATACTTCACCCCGGGCCTATAAACAGGGGAGTTGAGATATCTTCTGAAGTTGCTGATGGCAACTCACAAATAATTTTGCAGCAAGTTACAAATGGAGTTGCAGTTAGAATGGCAGTTCTTTATTTACTTGGAACACTTAATTAG
- the pyrR gene encoding bifunctional pyr operon transcriptional regulator/uracil phosphoribosyltransferase PyrR, protein MDVKSKIIDAEGFDRILTRMAHEILEKNKGSHNLVIMGMRTRGEFLGKRIAEKIKQIDNAEIPFGVLDVTLYRDDFRTRLKQPEVSVSNITFDINEKDIILVDDVLFTGRTVRSALNAIMDMGRPSSIQLCILIDRGHRELPIRADYVGKNIPTSHNEEIKVKIKEHDGEDAIYIIESEKK, encoded by the coding sequence ATGGATGTAAAATCAAAAATAATAGACGCTGAAGGATTTGACCGAATCCTTACAAGAATGGCTCACGAAATTCTTGAGAAAAATAAAGGTTCACACAATCTTGTGATAATGGGAATGCGAACACGCGGCGAATTTTTAGGTAAACGAATTGCCGAAAAGATTAAACAGATCGATAATGCTGAAATACCATTCGGAGTTCTTGATGTAACCCTTTATCGTGATGATTTTAGAACTCGATTGAAACAGCCAGAGGTTTCTGTTTCAAATATCACATTTGATATAAATGAAAAAGATATAATTCTAGTTGATGACGTATTGTTTACCGGAAGAACAGTTCGTTCAGCATTGAATGCAATTATGGACATGGGACGACCAAGTTCAATTCAACTATGCATTCTTATCGATAGAGGACATCGTGAATTACCAATCCGCGCAGATTATGTTGGAAAAAATATTCCAACGTCGCACAATGAAGAAATAAAAGTTAAAATTAAAGAACACGATGGTGAAGATGCCATCTATATTATAGAATCAGAAAAGAAATAA
- a CDS encoding CPXCG motif-containing cysteine-rich protein: protein MQTDDTLNWVCQYCGVENSVWVDLTIEGKQDFIEDCRICCRPNRVIVVQDYDENVMIESRLIDE from the coding sequence ATGCAAACAGATGATACTTTAAACTGGGTTTGTCAGTACTGCGGCGTAGAAAATTCTGTATGGGTTGATTTAACTATTGAGGGCAAGCAGGATTTTATAGAAGATTGCCGGATTTGCTGCCGACCAAATCGAGTTATTGTTGTTCAAGATTATGATGAAAATGTTATGATTGAATCAAGGTTGATTGATGAATGA
- the ftsZ gene encoding cell division protein FtsZ translates to MSRFATIDKEKPMSAVLKVVGVGGGGCNAIESMIARGLSGVEYIAVNTDSQVLRSSTATHKVQCGSAITRGLGAGADPNIGRKSAEEDRDQIAEVLSGSDMVFITAGMGGGTGTGAAPVIASIAKSIGALVVGIVTKPFRWEGKTRMMNAEKGIMELRQHVDSLIVIPNERLLNILDKATNAFAAFDKPNEVLYEATRGIADIITIEGLINVDFADVRAVMNSSGEALMGCGISSGENRAIEAAQKAISSPLLEGVNIKGAKSVLVNVTGSSSMTMQEINEGNNIIFEAAGEEANVIFGVVKKDEMNDYISYTVIATGFDSARGNNYSSKTIAAKKQTPTLSDNIRGGFSLFGPENVDSNDLDVPTILRVNSPKASIEDDEEKNTPSGFAVENSRYSWAKERNEKKDDSNDDDSSSFLRMIMD, encoded by the coding sequence ATGTCGCGATTTGCAACCATCGATAAAGAAAAACCGATGTCAGCAGTTTTAAAAGTTGTTGGTGTTGGCGGTGGAGGCTGTAATGCCATCGAAAGTATGATTGCTCGCGGGTTAAGCGGTGTTGAGTACATTGCCGTTAATACGGATTCACAAGTGCTACGGAGCAGTACTGCAACACATAAAGTTCAGTGTGGCAGTGCAATTACACGCGGCTTAGGTGCCGGAGCTGACCCTAACATTGGAAGAAAATCTGCCGAAGAAGATCGCGATCAGATTGCTGAGGTTCTTTCCGGAAGTGATATGGTTTTTATTACTGCCGGTATGGGCGGTGGAACTGGAACGGGTGCGGCTCCTGTTATTGCCTCGATTGCAAAAAGCATAGGCGCTTTGGTTGTTGGTATCGTTACCAAACCTTTCCGATGGGAAGGTAAAACAAGAATGATGAATGCTGAAAAAGGTATAATGGAATTGCGTCAGCACGTTGATAGCTTAATTGTTATTCCAAATGAAAGATTACTTAACATTTTAGATAAAGCCACAAACGCTTTTGCTGCTTTTGATAAACCGAATGAAGTTCTTTATGAAGCAACCCGTGGCATAGCAGATATCATCACAATTGAAGGATTGATCAACGTTGATTTTGCTGATGTCCGTGCTGTAATGAATTCCAGTGGTGAAGCTTTGATGGGATGTGGAATTTCCAGCGGTGAAAATCGCGCAATTGAAGCAGCCCAAAAAGCTATTTCAAGTCCGCTACTTGAAGGTGTAAATATTAAAGGTGCAAAGAGTGTACTTGTTAATGTTACAGGATCAAGCAGTATGACAATGCAGGAAATTAACGAGGGCAACAATATAATATTTGAAGCCGCTGGTGAAGAAGCCAACGTTATTTTTGGTGTTGTTAAAAAAGACGAAATGAATGATTACATATCTTACACTGTCATTGCAACGGGATTTGATAGTGCAAGAGGAAACAATTATAGCAGTAAAACTATAGCTGCTAAAAAACAAACACCTACTTTATCAGACAATATACGTGGTGGATTTAGTCTGTTTGGGCCCGAAAATGTTGATTCAAACGATCTTGATGTTCCAACAATTTTGAGGGTAAACAGCCCAAAAGCCTCGATTGAAGATGATGAGGAAAAAAACACTCCAAGTGGTTTTGCTGTTGAAAATTCCAGGTATTCCTGGGCAAAAGAAAGAAACGAGAAAAAGGATGATTCTAACGATGATGATAGTTCATCATTCTTAAGAATGATTATGGATTAA
- the ftsA gene encoding cell division protein FtsA has product MKKEILVGLDLGTTKVCAVIAEKIPEQNKIDILGFGVAPSEGLHKGLVANIGKTAEAIKSAMSIASNRAGFEVTTVNVGVAGEHITSIRHRNYVTINRDEKEITKDDLDRLEADVRTIRIPSDRQILHIIPEEFSIDHQSGIENPIGMSGSRLEASNHVVLASIPAMENIRKSVERAGYQVQDYILQPIASSASVLEESEKDLGVALIDIGGGTTDIAIYHKKAIKHTRVIGVAGNQVTNDIRESLGVMTDEAERLKKEYGYASENAIIKDEDILIKGVGARGNTKIPVSLLTQIISLRMKELFTLVDNELRTAGFKSKIKAGIVLTGGGSLLNGVTELAEEVFGLPTRIGVPQELGAGLSNEIESPEFATVAGLIKGIPGGKSSEYQVLIKKQKEKSENQIGKLIKKVQDFFNEL; this is encoded by the coding sequence ATGAAAAAAGAAATTTTAGTTGGATTAGATTTAGGAACAACAAAAGTTTGTGCTGTAATTGCTGAAAAGATTCCAGAACAAAACAAGATTGATATACTTGGGTTTGGTGTTGCTCCTTCCGAAGGATTGCATAAAGGATTAGTTGCAAATATTGGTAAAACTGCTGAAGCAATTAAATCGGCAATGTCTATTGCCTCCAACAGAGCTGGCTTTGAAGTTACAACAGTTAATGTTGGTGTTGCCGGTGAACATATTACAAGTATCAGACATAGAAATTATGTGACAATAAATCGTGATGAAAAAGAAATCACTAAAGATGATCTTGATCGATTAGAAGCTGATGTTCGTACAATCAGAATTCCAAGTGATAGACAAATTCTTCATATAATTCCGGAAGAATTTTCAATTGATCATCAAAGTGGAATTGAAAATCCAATTGGAATGTCTGGTTCAAGATTAGAAGCAAGTAATCATGTTGTGCTTGCCTCAATACCAGCAATGGAAAATATTAGAAAATCTGTTGAACGTGCAGGTTATCAAGTTCAGGATTATATCTTGCAGCCAATCGCATCAAGTGCATCTGTATTGGAAGAAAGTGAAAAAGATTTAGGAGTTGCTTTAATAGATATTGGTGGTGGTACAACAGATATAGCTATCTATCATAAAAAAGCTATTAAGCACACAAGAGTAATTGGAGTTGCAGGAAATCAAGTTACAAATGATATTCGCGAATCTCTTGGTGTTATGACAGATGAAGCCGAAAGACTCAAAAAAGAATACGGTTATGCAAGTGAGAATGCAATTATTAAAGATGAAGATATTTTGATTAAAGGTGTTGGCGCAAGAGGGAATACAAAAATTCCAGTGAGTCTGCTTACACAAATCATAAGTTTAAGAATGAAAGAACTGTTTACACTTGTTGATAATGAATTACGAACCGCCGGTTTCAAATCCAAAATAAAAGCTGGAATTGTGCTTACAGGCGGCGGATCATTACTAAACGGCGTTACAGAATTAGCAGAAGAAGTTTTTGGTTTACCGACCAGAATCGGTGTTCCGCAAGAGTTGGGTGCAGGATTATCAAATGAAATTGAAAGTCCTGAGTTTGCAACTGTTGCAGGATTAATTAAGGGAATACCGGGCGGCAAGTCAAGTGAGTATCAGGTTTTAATTAAAAAACAAAAAGAAAAATCTGAAAATCAAATTGGCAAGCTTATTAAAAAAGTGCAAGATTTTTTCAACGAATTATAA
- a CDS encoding cell division protein FtsQ/DivIB: MKNDFGKIFGIILLSVIVLSILYLSLFTYNKKGKEEIKMINIYGNHLLNKKIYLRFADIDQSSVYDDLTLNMIKKRIEEHPYIAKAEVKSDGLGNVDVRIKEKDIYAVLLSRTEPYFLTNDFELLKIQEYTTYSDIPVISNFRITDKLSPATIYKTEDVVEAFRIIDAAKITDIELSKKLSEINLKNGGDVVLTFSGVNYPVVFGRGNESKKMIYLSLVWERINNLKASYQNTEYIDLRFTNEAYIGSKENTGLI; encoded by the coding sequence ATGAAAAATGATTTTGGAAAAATATTTGGCATTATTCTTTTATCTGTAATTGTACTTTCAATTTTATACTTGTCTCTTTTTACATATAACAAAAAGGGAAAAGAGGAAATTAAAATGATAAATATTTACGGTAATCATTTGTTAAATAAAAAAATCTATTTGCGATTTGCTGATATAGATCAATCATCTGTTTATGATGATTTAACTCTTAACATGATTAAAAAAAGAATTGAAGAGCATCCATATATTGCTAAAGCCGAAGTAAAATCTGATGGACTCGGAAATGTTGATGTGAGGATCAAAGAAAAGGATATTTATGCTGTGTTGTTGAGCAGAACAGAGCCATACTTTTTAACAAATGATTTTGAACTACTAAAGATTCAAGAATATACAACATACTCGGATATTCCGGTAATAAGCAATTTTAGAATAACAGATAAACTTTCACCTGCTACAATTTATAAAACGGAAGATGTTGTTGAAGCATTTAGAATTATAGATGCAGCTAAAATTACAGATATTGAATTATCAAAAAAACTATCAGAGATAAATCTTAAAAATGGTGGCGATGTTGTGTTAACCTTTTCAGGAGTTAATTATCCTGTTGTTTTTGGAAGAGGTAATGAATCTAAAAAAATGATTTACCTTAGTTTAGTTTGGGAAAGAATAAACAATTTAAAAGCAAGTTATCAAAATACTGAATACATAGATTTAAGATTTACAAATGAAGCATACATCGGAAGCAAAGAAAACACAGGCTTGATTTAA